A stretch of the Rhinoderma darwinii isolate aRhiDar2 chromosome 3, aRhiDar2.hap1, whole genome shotgun sequence genome encodes the following:
- the TMEM230 gene encoding transmembrane protein 230: MMPSRSNASATPNSKVKYSKLADTDDGYIDLQFKRSPPKIPYKAIALATFLFLIGTLLIVIGALLLTEHIGNAGKERGIPVLIIGVLVFLPGFYHLRIAYYASKGYRGYSYDDIPDFDD; the protein is encoded by the exons ATGATGCCCTCACGCAGCAATGCATCCGCCACGCCAAACAGCAAAGTGAAGTACTCCAAGCTCGCCGATACAGATGATGGCTACATCGACCTGCAG TTTAAGAGGAGTCCTCCAAAAATTCCATACAAAGCCATTGCTTTGGCCACTTTCCTGTTCTTAATCGGTACTTTGCTGATTGTGATTGGGGCCCTCCTGCTTACTGAGCACATTGGCAATGCG GGGAAGGAGCGCGGCATACCCGTACTGATCATCGGAGTCCTGGTTTTCCTGCCTGGGTTTTACCACCTCCGTATCGCATATTATGCATCTAAAGGCTACAGGGGTTACTCATATGATGACATCCCAGACTTTGATGACTGA